In Leptospira perdikensis, a single genomic region encodes these proteins:
- a CDS encoding cupin domain-containing protein — translation MKLKSKEYLFEKDYGVWATRINNLFSELNQAPFEMAITKISCGETIKKHNHDESEIFILFQGSRLSASINNQTLVLNNGDMIYTDPHEFHEFTNNETEECILFSIWWKQT, via the coding sequence ATGAAATTAAAATCAAAAGAATATCTTTTCGAAAAAGATTATGGTGTATGGGCAACAAGAATTAATAATCTTTTTTCAGAGTTAAACCAGGCCCCATTTGAGATGGCAATTACTAAAATATCATGTGGTGAGACTATAAAAAAACACAACCACGACGAATCAGAAATATTTATATTATTTCAAGGATCACGTTTAAGTGCATCTATCAATAATCAAACTTTGGTTCTTAATAATGGTGATATGATTTACACTGATCCCCACGAGTTTCATGAATTCACAAATAATGAAACAGAAGAATGTATTCTGTTTTCAATTTGGTGGAAACAAACATAG
- a CDS encoding ankyrin repeat domain-containing protein — MSCNLKNISILKNIVFVSIYLLLFPFFFLSADSDFNLNLKKIAERTERISVKIPSDHSYFTAAPTSYTNAMSDGIPAPKLVYINSDNYFLAYNDGDSNGRIVSLNSNFKILRELVSLKNFRIEDTIADSNGLTVLLSAFDIEKKRNSESKNFHSAYINQYTTSGDLIFSTKIVGTKEYKKVGDQGIDTVFGTLTLIKTADNNYATYFSTYRKWDDGVTHQSEYLALFDHGGKRILKSDGKSPEGFTWNVSHSFRPRFINDGNQLVMVTVGDAYPRGLVVDSFPLRKRELPIVVPKAGPNETYQYVPISTGDLYSRDGQTWITFDSNIDRSSYDIGLLIKSNGILSKPIYLTNTSKQRERIPRIVPFGKEYLFLMWMTDDGNDKDKWFPKISKMGLEACIIQKDGTIISKPESFGPGNGLYFRSAARFFHLPDGRFGWVNDITGLADQLEIVLVSSLKNETNIVAPTEASIPQPDKVKINPALGKPLITAIYEGNEKEAISLLNQGADPNAMYEGWSALLYAAYFGRTDAVKALISYQVNTDFTVDGWNALRLSEVRGHIQIFTLLEPLTKTLSRSRNQFPNPKNPLSLGIKGRNLRAEIEPVDSNQNLKSLGIPIN, encoded by the coding sequence GTGAGTTGTAATCTTAAAAATATCAGTATTCTAAAAAATATTGTATTCGTCTCTATCTATCTTTTACTCTTTCCATTCTTTTTTCTTTCTGCTGATTCTGATTTCAATTTGAATCTTAAGAAAATCGCCGAAAGAACCGAACGAATTTCGGTAAAAATACCTTCAGACCATTCTTATTTTACCGCTGCACCCACTTCTTATACGAATGCGATGTCAGATGGAATACCGGCACCCAAGTTAGTTTATATAAATTCAGATAATTATTTTCTAGCATACAATGATGGTGATTCCAATGGAAGAATAGTAAGTCTAAACTCAAATTTTAAAATATTAAGAGAGTTGGTAAGTCTGAAAAACTTTCGAATTGAAGATACCATCGCAGATTCCAATGGTTTAACTGTTCTATTATCCGCATTCGATATTGAGAAAAAAAGAAATTCTGAATCTAAAAATTTTCATTCTGCTTATATCAACCAATACACAACTTCTGGTGATTTAATCTTCAGTACTAAAATAGTGGGTACAAAAGAGTATAAAAAGGTTGGCGATCAGGGTATCGACACAGTATTCGGGACTCTAACTTTAATAAAAACAGCTGACAATAATTATGCGACTTACTTTTCAACCTATCGAAAGTGGGATGATGGGGTCACCCACCAAAGCGAATATCTGGCTTTATTTGATCATGGCGGCAAACGAATTTTAAAATCTGATGGTAAATCACCAGAAGGTTTTACCTGGAATGTGAGCCATAGTTTTCGACCAAGGTTTATTAACGATGGAAACCAATTAGTAATGGTAACTGTTGGAGATGCTTATCCAAGAGGTTTAGTTGTTGATAGTTTTCCGTTGCGGAAACGTGAGTTACCAATTGTTGTTCCGAAAGCTGGACCTAATGAAACTTACCAATATGTACCTATATCCACCGGAGACTTATATTCACGGGATGGGCAAACTTGGATTACTTTTGATTCTAATATTGACCGGTCATCCTACGACATTGGTTTATTGATTAAAAGTAATGGGATACTTTCTAAACCTATTTATTTAACAAATACTAGTAAACAAAGAGAAAGAATCCCAAGAATTGTTCCGTTTGGAAAAGAATATTTGTTTCTTATGTGGATGACAGATGACGGTAACGACAAAGATAAATGGTTTCCAAAAATTTCAAAGATGGGTTTGGAAGCATGTATCATTCAAAAAGATGGGACTATCATTTCTAAACCAGAAAGTTTTGGTCCTGGTAATGGACTCTATTTTCGATCGGCCGCTCGTTTTTTTCATTTGCCGGATGGCAGATTTGGTTGGGTCAATGATATAACTGGTTTGGCTGATCAATTGGAGATTGTTTTGGTATCCTCATTAAAAAACGAAACCAATATAGTTGCACCTACCGAAGCCTCTATACCCCAACCGGATAAAGTAAAAATCAATCCTGCGCTTGGCAAACCTTTGATAACTGCCATTTATGAGGGAAATGAAAAGGAAGCGATTTCCCTGTTAAATCAAGGCGCAGATCCAAATGCAATGTACGAAGGCTGGTCTGCTTTGTTGTATGCTGCTTATTTTGGACGTACTGATGCAGTGAAAGCACTCATTTCTTATCAAGTAAATACAGATTTTACTGTGGATGGTTGGAATGCCCTTCGTTTATCGGAAGTTAGAGGGCATATACAAATTTTTACATTGTTAGAACCTTTGACTAAAACTCTGTCCAGATCTCGAAATCAATTCCCAAACCCTAAAAATCCTCTTTCTCTAGGGATAAAAGGCAGAAATTTGCGAGCAGAAATAGAACCAGTCGATTCAAATCAAAATCTAAAGAGTTTAGGAATACCGATAAATTAA
- a CDS encoding TonB-dependent receptor: protein MNLIKKIIILPTLILFTSIGLFAQSNGSIRGTIIDSENGEPVFGATIVVRSEKKFAKTDFDGKYTLELPPGTYQVEYQMYGYGPQNRTIVVGAGKPSQMNVTFGAQVLQTVEVKDRAINESDASLLQVQKKSATVSDAIGAESIKKSPDSSAGDVIKRVTGITLIGGKYVFVRGLGERYSSTYLNDAYIPSTEPDKRVVPLDLFPANLIKNIRVIKTFVPEESAEFSGGLVKIETKEYPDEFTMKVGFGVGYNGNTTRKKWQTFEGGDFLGRPTSNQELPSAVKAVPDFLPFEPGSRFGGINPTLINIGATSFPSQWTPDTTKAPYDKNFNLTVGNTFKLTESGQRLGVIFGTTHSVDYRFRRQKDIRYIPGNPVSLSVKDLTTVSPLQTQDADIYVEDRLFGNNLNFAYEPMSGQQFFLKNFYSVSSEKSVRESVGTNNIDNFQFFSQTNDFISRQLFNSSFGGKHAVNLGSLSRPHTLDWQVNYGEAKRDEPNLTQQVWRRPQTSPVTTVPTRLGNNPDGSRFYSTSNDTVRSFSVAYEVPFDQWNGLKSSFKFGGSALDRFKSFTFREFGSKSNIGSTTSDLYPVPGEIVYNPLEFLRTNSTGLANRTFSERQVEPNAYDAYQKLHSYFTQFDVPLFPKFRFIGGARYEDSYQKVKTFVLKEQFDVRRPGYGCDTGSEGERILLVKNNICSADNNGVGEIRTKDVLPSVNFVYEFLQDQNLRFGYTQTLTRPDFREMSPFAFTPYFGGDRIRGNPNLQRTYIHNFDFRYEYFMGGANYVGAGVFHKDLSNPIELIGQPVAGQISPFFTYANASRATIRGVELDFRREFFDRFRFETNVFFIKSLVNVVSWEQFAISKAGLLDPIDRSFSYDPTNIRRPLQGQSDFVANLKFDVYLNKLKTTTIGLYYNYFGDRIFVVGANGTPDAYERGVGLTDIVFSHKMDDKLDFKFAAKNVTDQRFRIYVKDELLNEEKLFRSYREGVSFSMSMGYKF from the coding sequence ATGAACTTAATAAAGAAGATAATCATTCTGCCTACTCTGATTCTATTTACTTCTATTGGCCTTTTTGCTCAAAGTAATGGCTCAATTCGAGGAACTATCATTGATTCAGAAAACGGAGAGCCAGTATTTGGTGCTACAATCGTTGTTCGATCAGAGAAAAAATTTGCAAAGACTGACTTTGACGGAAAGTATACTCTCGAACTTCCTCCAGGTACTTATCAAGTTGAATACCAAATGTATGGTTACGGTCCTCAAAATAGAACGATCGTTGTAGGGGCCGGAAAACCCAGTCAAATGAATGTAACATTTGGTGCTCAAGTGTTACAAACCGTAGAAGTTAAAGATCGAGCGATCAATGAATCGGACGCTTCATTACTTCAAGTACAGAAAAAATCGGCAACAGTATCCGATGCAATTGGTGCAGAATCGATTAAAAAATCACCAGATTCATCTGCTGGTGATGTGATCAAAAGGGTCACGGGGATTACATTGATTGGTGGTAAGTATGTGTTTGTTCGAGGTTTGGGTGAAAGATATTCCTCTACCTATTTGAATGATGCGTATATACCTTCTACAGAACCTGACAAAAGGGTTGTACCGTTGGATTTGTTCCCAGCAAATTTAATCAAGAATATCCGAGTAATAAAAACTTTCGTACCGGAAGAGTCTGCAGAATTCTCTGGTGGACTTGTTAAAATTGAAACTAAAGAATATCCAGATGAATTTACTATGAAAGTTGGATTCGGAGTCGGTTATAACGGAAATACAACTCGGAAGAAATGGCAGACATTTGAAGGTGGAGATTTTTTGGGAAGGCCAACTTCTAACCAAGAACTTCCTTCTGCGGTAAAAGCAGTTCCGGATTTTTTACCTTTTGAACCAGGAAGTCGTTTTGGTGGTATTAATCCTACGTTGATCAATATCGGTGCTACTTCTTTTCCTTCACAATGGACACCAGACACTACGAAAGCGCCGTATGACAAAAACTTTAACTTAACTGTTGGAAATACTTTTAAGTTAACGGAATCAGGACAGAGATTAGGTGTTATATTTGGTACTACTCATTCAGTAGACTATCGTTTTAGACGTCAAAAAGATATAAGATACATTCCAGGAAATCCTGTTTCTTTATCCGTTAAAGATTTAACTACTGTATCACCATTGCAGACACAAGATGCAGATATCTATGTTGAAGACCGTTTGTTCGGAAACAATTTAAACTTTGCTTATGAACCAATGAGTGGCCAACAATTCTTCTTAAAGAATTTTTATTCAGTTTCTTCAGAAAAATCAGTTCGAGAATCAGTCGGAACCAATAACATTGATAATTTTCAATTTTTCTCTCAAACCAATGACTTCATTAGTAGACAGTTGTTTAACTCCAGTTTTGGGGGAAAACATGCTGTTAACTTAGGTTCTTTGAGTAGGCCACATACACTTGATTGGCAAGTGAACTATGGAGAAGCTAAACGAGATGAGCCGAACTTAACACAACAAGTATGGCGCCGACCTCAAACAAGTCCGGTAACTACTGTTCCAACTAGGTTAGGGAATAACCCTGATGGTTCAAGGTTTTACTCCACATCGAATGATACTGTTCGAAGTTTTAGTGTTGCTTATGAAGTTCCTTTTGACCAATGGAACGGACTTAAGTCTTCATTTAAATTTGGTGGTTCCGCTTTGGATCGCTTCAAATCATTTACCTTTCGAGAATTTGGATCCAAATCAAATATAGGATCAACTACGAGTGACTTATATCCTGTACCTGGGGAAATCGTTTATAATCCTTTAGAATTCTTACGAACGAATAGTACAGGTCTTGCAAATAGAACTTTTTCAGAAAGACAAGTAGAACCAAATGCTTATGATGCATATCAAAAGTTACATTCATACTTTACTCAATTTGATGTTCCATTATTTCCAAAATTTCGATTCATTGGTGGAGCTCGCTATGAGGATTCTTACCAAAAAGTAAAAACATTTGTCCTAAAAGAACAATTCGATGTTAGACGACCTGGTTATGGTTGTGATACAGGTTCAGAAGGAGAAAGAATCCTATTAGTAAAGAATAACATTTGTTCTGCTGACAACAACGGTGTTGGTGAAATTAGAACAAAGGACGTCCTACCAAGTGTGAATTTCGTTTATGAATTTCTTCAGGACCAAAATTTACGATTTGGATATACACAAACGCTGACTAGACCAGATTTTCGTGAAATGTCTCCTTTTGCGTTCACGCCATATTTTGGTGGAGATCGAATTCGAGGAAATCCAAACCTTCAAAGGACTTACATCCATAACTTTGACTTTCGATATGAATACTTTATGGGTGGAGCAAACTATGTTGGTGCCGGTGTATTTCATAAAGATCTTTCCAATCCAATTGAGTTGATTGGACAACCAGTTGCGGGGCAGATATCACCTTTCTTTACTTACGCAAATGCAAGTCGCGCAACTATTCGCGGTGTGGAACTAGATTTCCGAAGAGAATTTTTTGATCGATTTCGATTTGAAACTAACGTGTTTTTTATCAAATCTCTCGTAAATGTTGTCTCTTGGGAGCAGTTTGCTATTTCAAAGGCTGGTTTGTTAGATCCTATTGATAGAAGTTTTTCTTATGATCCAACAAACATTCGCAGACCGTTACAAGGTCAGTCTGATTTTGTAGCAAATTTGAAGTTTGATGTATATTTGAACAAACTAAAGACAACTACGATAGGTTTATACTATAACTACTTTGGCGACCGAATCTTTGTTGTTGGGGCAAACGGAACTCCTGATGCTTATGAACGCGGAGTTGGATTAACTGACATTGTGTTCTCACACAAAATGGATGATAAACTGGATTTTAAATTTGCGGCAAAGAACGTAACAGATCAAAGATTTAGAATTTATGTTAAAGATGAATTACTCAATGAAGAGAAACTATTCCGATCCTATCGAGAAGGGGTTTCATTTTCGATGTCAATGGGCTATAAGTTTTAA
- a CDS encoding SidA/IucD/PvdA family monooxygenase, whose product MLDILGIGFGPSNLALAIQMHELNVFENKKVKFIEKKKSFVWQPGLLLPNTNLQIHFLKDLVTLINPCSKFTFINYLNENGRLLDFINLNISCPSRFEFNDYLTWAANKFSDYVIYNSYIKQINPVVKSGEIQYFNVNYIIDNEEFNVDAKNIILASGRSPKIPEIFSHEYDGVSIIHSDKFTSTDLFEKTKQEKDGICKVAIVGAGQSAAEIFNHLIENMGSNVKLYNFIRGYGYNPSDSSPFRNQVFNPEFVDIFFQLEKNYQKEILNNLSNTNYSVVDSDLIEEIYTKLYHMRHIEKSDKATILSMTEIEKVERTRDNKINLTYKDKLTGNNKIEEVDYIILSTGYDQVFIKNKYFIGFNDLLEQKNNGEIELNRDYSVKFNVPSNSKIFLQGYSESSHGISDSLISVIANRANIIAKSLMLKEVISK is encoded by the coding sequence ATGTTAGACATACTAGGTATAGGCTTCGGCCCATCTAATTTAGCTTTGGCTATTCAAATGCATGAATTAAATGTATTTGAAAACAAAAAAGTAAAGTTCATTGAGAAAAAGAAATCTTTTGTTTGGCAACCTGGCTTGTTGCTTCCAAACACAAATTTACAAATCCATTTTCTCAAAGATTTAGTAACACTTATCAATCCGTGTAGCAAATTTACATTCATAAACTATCTGAATGAAAACGGAAGGTTATTAGACTTTATCAATCTTAATATTAGTTGTCCGTCAAGGTTTGAATTTAATGATTATTTGACTTGGGCCGCCAATAAATTCTCTGATTATGTTATTTATAATTCCTATATCAAACAAATTAATCCAGTGGTCAAATCTGGAGAAATTCAATATTTTAATGTTAATTATATAATTGATAATGAAGAATTTAATGTAGATGCAAAGAATATTATTCTGGCATCTGGAAGAAGTCCCAAAATACCAGAAATTTTTTCCCATGAATATGATGGTGTATCAATTATACATTCTGATAAATTTACTTCTACAGATTTATTCGAAAAAACAAAACAAGAAAAAGATGGAATTTGCAAAGTGGCAATCGTCGGTGCTGGTCAAAGTGCAGCCGAAATTTTTAACCATCTCATCGAGAACATGGGTTCAAATGTAAAATTGTATAATTTTATTAGAGGATATGGTTATAATCCGTCTGATTCCTCTCCTTTTCGAAACCAAGTGTTTAACCCTGAATTTGTTGATATATTCTTTCAGTTAGAAAAAAACTATCAGAAAGAAATTTTAAATAATCTTTCTAATACAAATTATTCTGTCGTTGATTCCGATTTAATAGAAGAAATTTATACAAAATTATATCATATGCGTCATATTGAAAAGAGTGATAAAGCAACTATCCTTTCAATGACTGAAATAGAAAAAGTGGAAAGGACACGTGATAATAAAATAAATCTAACATATAAAGATAAACTAACAGGAAATAACAAAATCGAAGAAGTTGATTATATTATATTATCAACTGGTTATGACCAAGTTTTCATAAAAAATAAATACTTCATCGGATTTAATGATTTATTAGAACAAAAGAATAATGGTGAAATTGAATTAAATCGCGATTACTCTGTAAAATTCAATGTTCCATCGAATTCAAAAATATTTTTACAAGGGTATTCCGAGAGTAGCCATGGAATATCAGATTCGCTTATCAGCGTAATAGCCAATAGAGCCAATATCATTGCAAAAAGTTTAATGTTAAAAGAAGTAATCAGTAAATGA
- a CDS encoding FAD-dependent oxidoreductase → MDFDLIIIGDGLFGKLMAHFAAKNKIKVCLIGKRNFKKISSSYRSEAFVQFIGSFNSNYIHESINFYQNLLQNKLEAFSVYSYINEKKEEDKNSDQSLFSNHSSLSKINAGEGYKLDSHDVLRKLNHEIIKQKLIYIKDFENLTIAESKIENIVTVSISNKHRLKTKKIIFAIGPWFSSLFKSFLTKKITIFELNSKDLYCEPGLHVCPKLDSFVYINQFKRSLLCVDIKSYIEAKKIHLDCAKLSAEENTLAFQLINKNFNFSNKVFKSIKLKSIGFDSYNPHYKNFPIDQLISLNKGTNIFSVPPMNGSGFKYAPSLAKKYIFSILENQYANFNTLSKEIWNETEINPEEGITINI, encoded by the coding sequence ATGGATTTTGATCTAATAATCATCGGTGATGGATTATTTGGAAAGTTAATGGCACATTTCGCGGCCAAAAACAAAATTAAAGTTTGTTTAATCGGAAAACGAAATTTTAAAAAAATTTCTTCAAGTTATAGATCAGAAGCATTTGTACAATTTATAGGTAGTTTTAATTCAAATTATATTCACGAATCTATAAATTTTTATCAAAATTTACTACAAAACAAATTAGAAGCATTTTCAGTCTATAGTTATATAAATGAAAAAAAGGAAGAAGATAAAAATTCAGATCAATCCTTATTTTCTAATCATTCATCGCTATCAAAAATAAACGCTGGCGAGGGGTATAAATTAGATTCTCATGACGTTTTAAGAAAATTAAATCATGAAATAATTAAACAAAAATTAATCTATATAAAGGATTTCGAAAATTTAACCATTGCGGAATCAAAAATTGAAAACATTGTCACTGTTTCAATATCCAATAAACATAGGTTAAAAACTAAAAAAATAATATTCGCAATAGGTCCGTGGTTTAGTTCGTTATTCAAAAGTTTTTTAACAAAAAAAATCACAATCTTTGAATTAAATTCCAAAGATTTGTATTGTGAACCAGGGCTACATGTCTGTCCTAAATTAGACAGTTTTGTATATATTAATCAATTTAAACGATCTTTGTTATGTGTTGATATCAAATCTTATATAGAAGCCAAAAAAATTCATTTGGACTGTGCGAAACTTAGCGCCGAAGAAAATACATTGGCATTTCAACTAATAAATAAAAATTTCAACTTTTCGAATAAGGTTTTTAAAAGTATAAAATTAAAATCAATAGGATTCGATTCCTATAATCCTCACTATAAAAACTTTCCAATTGATCAGTTAATTTCCCTTAATAAGGGTACAAACATTTTTTCGGTACCACCGATGAATGGAAGTGGCTTCAAATATGCTCCATCCTTAGCAAAAAAATATATTTTCAGTATATTAGAAAATCAATACGCAAACTTTAATACTTTATCAAAAGAAATCTGGAACGAAACGGAAATAAATCCTGAAGAAGGCATAACAATAAATATATGA
- a CDS encoding GNAT family N-acetyltransferase → MNDIEIRFGNRTDLNEIIEIYNECIDDENPSVAYESKLDVNHPPDWLIEKVNNQSLIIEKLNNEIRGFAHIGEFILAPEISEFCQLGVYVKRIHRKSLIGARLLLGIIKVASSLGKDKIFSFVLESNTASLRATKRVLNFLGILPAVAFIRNAHCGIHIFERNLKQGFNKEEILFFEKHINTYFQTGVL, encoded by the coding sequence ATGAATGATATTGAAATTAGATTTGGTAATCGTACTGACCTAAATGAGATAATTGAAATTTATAATGAATGTATTGACGATGAAAATCCTTCAGTTGCCTATGAAAGTAAATTAGATGTTAATCATCCACCTGATTGGCTGATAGAAAAAGTTAACAATCAATCCTTGATTATCGAAAAGTTGAATAATGAAATTAGAGGATTTGCTCATATTGGTGAATTTATATTAGCTCCGGAAATCAGTGAATTTTGCCAGTTGGGAGTTTATGTAAAACGTATTCATAGAAAGAGTTTAATCGGAGCGCGATTATTACTTGGTATCATTAAAGTTGCTTCTTCTTTAGGAAAAGATAAAATATTTTCTTTCGTTTTAGAATCTAACACAGCAAGTCTCAGAGCTACAAAACGAGTTTTGAATTTTCTTGGTATATTACCGGCAGTAGCATTTATTCGAAATGCTCATTGCGGTATTCATATTTTTGAAAGGAATTTGAAACAAGGATTTAATAAAGAAGAAATCCTTTTTTTTGAAAAACACATTAATACATATTTTCAAACAGGAGTTTTGTAA